ACTTCACAAGCCGGACGATGGGAAATTGCAGCTATCTTATTCTCTAATTGCTGTAATACCTCCATTCGATTATCAAAAGATATTTCTTTCCATTCACTATAATCTATTCCCGCCATACTGCTCATTGTTTCTGATATTTTTTCTATCTGAACAGAATCTTGTGGAGCCTCCAAATATAAAGGATTAATCTCATGTTTTATCGACTCAAGCAGCTTTACCAGATCTTTATCTGAATCAATAGCTTTAGGAGGTAAGTCGTCTCTCCTATTTAATTCATCAATTCGGGCAATCAATAGATCAGTATCTTTTAATGGCAATACTTCACTAATATATTCCAGTTGAGAAGGAGACATTTTACTATTGCATGCAGCTTCATCAAAAATTATATTCTCGTCTACTTTTGCCATATCAGAATCAGCCAACAAGTGATCTTGAATCCAACGATCATTCCATGTAGCCATGCCTCCTGTATGTTGATGTTTCTTCATGCTATGAATATCTTCATCAATTAGTTTCATCCGCCCATAATCGATATCATGATGCCAAGTCAATCCGGAAATTTTATCCTTTTCATCCATAATATCGGCATACTGGTAATCATTTAGATTTAAAGATTCCTTCAAGTTCGGTTCTCTGACTAATTCATCTTTTAACATTCTTGTAGCGTATTTCATCTGCATTCTATCTGAACCATTACCATACTTTTTCCAGAATGCATCAGACATACAGTAATCAGGAAGACAAATTTCTCGTTTGATTGGAAATTCAGGAAACACACCTCTATATATTTTTCCTGTGGAAGAAACAAATGGCTGCATCGAATATTTCACACCATTCACACTCTTTCCGTCCCAAAAATGCTGACCTGTTTTTATAGTTTGTATCTCTGGGAAAAATTCCTTAAAAAGAGAATCTTTGTTTAAACCGGTCTGTTCTGACACTTCATTTATTCTGCCATCTACATTCCGCACAAAATCAATCTTTTTTTCTAAGCTTAGTTCCTCCCATGTCTCAGTTTTTATTTCTAACTCCTTTAAATAGCAACTCTCGGAGTGCCCCAATATTGGACTCTTCACCCTTTCATTTGAAGTATCTATATCTTCAACTTTTTGATTGAATAAATTCATACTATTTCACTTTATTCACTTTAACCCAATACGTATCTGTAGATAATGAACTAGAAACGACACATTGACCTGTCATCAATTTCGCAATAACTTTACGTTGTTCATCATTTAGCCCCATTGATTCACTAATTGCTTTACAATCATCTTCAGCCACCAAACGATGCGTAATTTTCAAATTCGTATTTTTAATCGCATCAGGAATCAATCGTGTTGGCACTTGATCTACCAAGAATATCCCTTCCCCATACGCCCGGATTTCTGACAAC
The Bacteroides caecimuris DNA segment above includes these coding regions:
- a CDS encoding HNH endonuclease — encoded protein: MNLFNQKVEDIDTSNERVKSPILGHSESCYLKELEIKTETWEELSLEKKIDFVRNVDGRINEVSEQTGLNKDSLFKEFFPEIQTIKTGQHFWDGKSVNGVKYSMQPFVSSTGKIYRGVFPEFPIKREICLPDYCMSDAFWKKYGNGSDRMQMKYATRMLKDELVREPNLKESLNLNDYQYADIMDEKDKISGLTWHHDIDYGRMKLIDEDIHSMKKHQHTGGMATWNDRWIQDHLLADSDMAKVDENIIFDEAACNSKMSPSQLEYISEVLPLKDTDLLIARIDELNRRDDLPPKAIDSDKDLVKLLESIKHEINPLYLEAPQDSVQIEKISETMSSMAGIDYSEWKEISFDNRMEVLQQLENKIAAISHRPACEVCTKNLGNGYIGNYSQDSNKITINIDYIRSNSGDAYIQVLDTLVHEGRHAYQHYNLYVREVHPRQGEVSNWCINEFEYGYKDVQHFGFKVYQMQPVEADARAFAEDVLKSYMSKIA